The stretch of DNA CACCAACGCACAGCCACTGTGGCGTCACGTTCACTCAATTCACAGCAACAGAAATCAATGAATTGAAGTATGAACAAACGACGAACAAATTATGGACATGACGATCCATGACATTACAGATCTAGTCTTATAGCTTACAGAAGCACATCTATGCCCACAAGCGTACTGTCCCGTCGGCGCCTCCACTGACCAGCCAAGCCTCCACTGGATGCCAATCAACAGCAAGCACACCGATGTCTTTCTTGATCTTGTGTCCTCGCAGAATCTTCAGAGGCACGACAGTAGCGTTCTCCATCGAATCGCCAAACACTTTGCCATGCAATACCTGCAGCGTTCCATCGTCTGAAGCATCTGCAAACAGAGGGTGTGAATTGTGGAATTTGACACTGCGGATGGCTTTGCTGTGGTATCTCAGAGTCTTGTATGGCGTGCTTCCGAGATCAAGATCGTGCCACAGCAGTCGCTTGTCGTACGACGAAACAAGGAGGTTGTCGCCCATAGGATGCAAAGAGATGTCGCTGATCCAGCGTGCTCCAGGCTGCAATtccttctctagcttctGAGCTTGCAGGTCATACACACGTATCCGTTGTCGAGTGGCGAGGAAGAAAAGCGGGCGCGAGGGATGGAAGCACACGGTCTGTGCCAAGCCCTTTGGTCGCTTGAAAGGGTGTTGCGTTTGATGCTTGCTGAGAGTGTGTATCGCAACAGAGGTCGAAGTCGAATTGGAATTCGGACACACTGTCGAGAAGTACTCACCTCTTCGGTGCCACACCAGTGTCTTGGGTGTCGATCTGAAGGTGATTGTGAGCATGACTCCCTTGTCCTGTAAGCTCTGAGGCGGCCGTTCCCAGGTAGCAGCCTTCGGTTTAGGTGCGCCATCGACAGTCTTCGTAGCATTAGCCGCCTCATATCCGAATCCAGCATCGATAATGTCGCGCGCATTATTGTCAACCTCCTCAGTTATGTCCTCGAGTTGTGGCACAATGAAGTATACAGTCTCTCCACAGCATGCTCCGAGAATGAATGCACTGTGACCAGGCCGCCACGCGACCACGTTGACCGGCTCGGATTGGGAAAGCTTGATGCGCCTGACTTGACGAGTATTCTCTATGCTCCAGATACGCACGGTACCGTCTGTCCCTCCGGAAGCGATGTAACGACCAGTTGGATCAACAGCCACTGTCCGTACTTGGCCATCATGTCCGCTGAAAGTCTTGTGGCATGTCGTTGGGAACGGCTTGAGCTCTGAAGGGTCAGGTAATTTGGGCAGCAGCGATTCAGGATCGATGTTCAATTTGCTTCGTCGTACTCGAGGGGCGAGGTAGAGGTCGAGACATCGGTTCATTCTCTCGTGCAAAAGCTCGTCATAGCCAGGAACGCGTCGCAGAGCGGAATGGTCTCGAGGCAAGAAGTCACGTTTTCGTTCCTCGGGGTCTGTGTTCTCCCACTCTTCACGTTCTTGCTTGTCTGGTAGATACTCTGCAGGTGGATGATAACTCTCTTCGTAACCGGGAGGAGGCAATTTCGGTGCAGGCACATTCTGCGGACAGTCAGCCAATACTCGTTGAAAACGGAGCAATTCACGTGGAATACCATAGGGTGGTCAGGTCGAGGTGCCTCGTTCGCCCACACATCGTAAGAAGCATATtccagctcttgctcttccctTTCccgctcttcctcgtctggtGTTCGGAAGGGTTTGATCCGTCCCTCTTTAATCgccttcaccatcttcatGACCCGTTTATGCTCATGCATAGATGGAATGAATCTACGCTTTGGCTCCGGCGCAGCAGAGAGAGGCATAACTTCCTCCATGCCTTTCCCAGTGAACCACTCGACATAGTCCGGATATGGATCGTATCCATCTCCAGGCTGCTCATTGCGTGTCAACTTCTTCAGCGTCTCCAACTCGTCCGGGCTCAGCTCGAGTGGTTTGCCAGTGGACGGATCCGTGAGGCCTGTCCATCCTTCTGGTAGATCTATGCTCTCAAGCAGCGAGTCGAGTGCTTGGCCCTTGGCCGGTCTGGCAATCTTCTTGCCATTTATGTCGTACCCAATATGTGGATATGCGTCGTAGTATGACAGTGGAATGTTTCCAATCGTGTTCGAGGTGACGGGTGCATCTGAATCGTCGGTGTCGTAGGCGGGATCGATCTCTTGGTAGACGTAGCGTTCGTTTCCGTTGGCGTCCTTTTCGATGCGATAATTGGAGGTTTTTGTGCGATCTTGAAGTTCGAGACGCTTCATGCCCTGATCTGGTGAGACAGACAGATTCTGTATATCTCTGCCGGTGCCGGTGCCCATCAACTTTTCTGGCGTTGCATTTGCACCACGAGATTTCAAATTGCGAATATGATCCCGcacgtcctcctcgtcctccgatGAAGGAATCTCGTCGCTGTCCAGCTctgcgtcctcgtcctcctcgtcctcgataTCTGCTTCACTGTCGAATTCGTCCTCGCTGTCGTCTTCTGCGCTGTCGCTCTCATCGAAGGCGCCATTGAGCTCTTCGCCGTCGAAATCTCCCTCGTCATCACTGCTCTCAGGCCGTGGGACCTCGATCACCTTGCGCTTCTGTCCCGCTCGTTGCGCCATGTTGTGTGTGGGAATGCGTACAAATTTGTCGCTGCGAGCTTCAATCTTCAAAACTTTCGAAGCTTAAGTCCGCAGTGGGTCTGAAGTCCGAGCTCCGGGAGAGTTTCACTTCCAGCGCCCACTCATCCTGCAGCCGCCTCGAAGTGTTCAGACTCCCACCTCTCGAAAACAAGTAGACGTATCTGCTCCATATGCGACAGCACCTAGCTACGGATGCGACGCATCATGTGTGTCATCTACGCCAAGAGCATTCCCCCGAACCTCAAAGGATTCGCGAGGCAAGGATCTACATGTGCAGCTGCACGGAAGCAAGTCTGAGGGAGCAGGTGGAGAGCAGATTATGGTGCACACTACCGCTCAGCTGGGCGAAGTCAATCCTATGCTTGCGCTGCTATTACTTCTAGAATCGACCTGAAAGTCATTGCTTTGTTCAAGCCGTCTTGGATTCAGCTGCGGCACGCATTCTACAATCTTCATTTCAGTCTGTACTAATGGCTGAGGCACAAGCTACGAGACAAACGTCAAGCTCTCCCGGACACAGTGCGGCACAGCCTGTCAAGCGTCGAGCCGCATGTGATGAGTGTAGTGTGTCGACTCACGGCTGCTAACTATTCATATCACCTAACACGAGGACAGGAACGAAGAAACTAAAATGCTCAGGCGCCTCGGTTGAGCGACCACGATGTACACGATGCGAACGAGAGAACATAGCCTGCGTGTTTTCAGCTCAGAAACAGATGGGAAGACCCAAGAAAAGGCATGGGGAGAACGCAGAGAACAACGCAATTACGAAGAGGCGCAATCGGGAGCGTACTTTGGAAATCAACACGGCTCAAAGCATTCCTGAGATGGACATTTACGAGAGCGCTTTTACACCAGGAGGCAGTCTGCAGCCTTGGCTGAGAGACGGCTGGCCAGCCGATGTTAGCGGAGAAGGCGGACACAACGGGCACGGCAGTGATGGAGGTTTGCCCGGCCTGACGCCCGACGCTGGTATGGAATcgagccgcagcagcagcctggaGAACGGCCAAAACAGCCTCGTGGGCGTTCAAGACGAAAGTACTTCGCTACTTCTTGATCCTTCCCTCACAGGCATAGCCGATGCCCCAACCAGTGtgcaagcaagctctacgCCCAGTTGCGCTTGTTTGAGCACCCTCTACCTGACGCTGAACAATCTTCAAGTGATGGACAACGACAGGTGCAGCTTTCCGTTTTCGCTGCATCCCTTGCGAGAAGCAATGCAGACCGCATCGGAAGTCCTGAAATGCGAGGCGTGCCCTTCTCGATTTATATCAGCAATTCAAAATACACAGTTGGTCGGTACTTTGTTAATGTCCATCGTCGAACGTTTCGGCAAGGTTCTGGGGCACATTAATGCCGAGGCCGTTCGAGCGCAAGCAGCAGGCGAGAGCAAGAAGTTCACTCTGGCTGACCTCAACAGCTCAACTTTGCATCTGCATACTGGTGGACTAAATTGCTCGGCCGCGTTCTCTATCGACCTTAGCCCGGGTGAGTGGAAAAGCATGTGCAAGAAGGTGGTGCGAGCTGAGGTGCATGGGCCAGGGGCTGGAAACAACTGCTGTCCATATTTTGTTGGGCTATGCGCACAGATGGAGCAAAGGCAAGCCAGATGGCACTCGCGACCTCTCCCGAAAGACTTTCCTCGTGACGGTAAAGGGCTCGCAGTCGGTATGGAGCGGGAATCGATAAATCCCGGACACGCCAACGGCGAGTACTTGTGTCTTAAACTGGTCGGCTTCGCACGCAGGCTTGTGGCGACATTGGACTGGTCGTGATTTTCGCCATTGAGCTTGCCGCGTTAAAGAGGTTGATAGACCAATCCATAAAACGGAGTGTCACGCGGGCTTCAACAGAAAGCTGTGTCTCCCTTTCATGAGAGTCCCTCAGCCGGGCTTCCTCAACTTGTTAAGCGCTGCCATTACTCCCTCACTGAGCGCCTCGTCGTCctgcttgcgcttctttggCACCTCAGACGGTTCGTTTCGCGTTGTTGCGGTAGTCTTCTTGACCGGAAGCATAGCCTCATTCATCGCTGCAGCAAAagcctcttcgtcctcggtgGGCTCTTGTATCTGTTCTGCGAGCCGACTAGGCGGGCGGCGATCGGCGTCGGCCAGACCAGTATTCGTGCGGCTGAGAGCAGGGGTAGTTGCTGCACTGGAAATTGCCTCGTCCCTCGTGACATCTCTGGACAATGTCGGCGCTCGTGATATTGGCTGGGTGCCGAGAATGTTTTCCACTTGTAGTCCTCGTTTGCCGGCTCGCTGAATCCGAAATGGCTCAGTCACGCTTTGAGTCCACTGCTGCACCTTCTTCTCTCCCCAGCCCCCAATCATCGCCACTTCTTCGTGCCGTGCATTTACCGCAGTGCGAATTGTGCCAAATTGAGACACAAGTGAGACAGCATCTGTCTTGTTGATCGATCTCGGCGTGGTCACAAAGTCAACCATGCGATCACTGTAAGACGTGGACTGATGTTGCTTGATAGACGTCGGTGCCGCATTCTCGTAGGTCTTGAACAATTCCAAATATCGTGCTCCTTCGGCGGCGGACCAGCACAGGATGATGGTGACATTGTTGATCACACTGGTCTTACTGAGCTCCTTCAAGCTCTCCTCATGGTTCTGGATATCGACCATGCACAGGATGATGCGTAATGCGTACTTGCCCTGCAGATTCTTGATCCGCGTGTAGATATACTCGGGGTGCAGCCGGTGATATTTCAGACTGAGGAACAATGCACAGGTGGTGACCCCTAGTACATAATCTGCTGGTATGTCTGCATACTCCCACGGCAACGATTTGATCTTGTCCAGGATCGGATTTCCCTTCTGCCTTGGAGATACAATAATAGACGCTGGACCGGTACGTCTCGGGAGTGCTTGTGGTTTTGGTTGTTGCACGCCAGGTTTTGTCGTTGATGTAGCGCCACTCTGTCTGTCCAGTCCACGTTGTCGCAGTGGTTGTCCGTTTTGTCGTGAGCCTGATGCGTGTGACGGGTTCGAGCCTGTTGTGGCGTTTCGAGACAcgctcgaagctgctcgatgcGGCCCATCATCCTCAATCTCGTCGGCCATTTTTGCTGCACATGCTCACCGCCGCACTCACCGACAGCGCATTGTTCCGTCGCCTTCTGTCAACAGTGAATGCAGATTGCCTGTGGAAGTGAGGCGCGTTGACGTTGACGCGAACAAAGGGTCATAAGGCAGAAACGCGGTTGACGGCAAGCAGGCGCACAAGCCACTCGCCCGTCGACGTCGATCCACCAAgcgcttcttcgcttctccAGCGACGACATCCGGCCACCAGtaccagcaccaccgcccCCATCACCACTGGATCCCCCGCCCAGCGCCGACACTCCCTGGACCTGGAAAGCCGTTGGTCTCGATCTTCCGATGCTCGCCTGGCGCCGCGCATACTGATCCCGCCCGTTTCGGCGAGCCGACGTTCGTCTTCTGGGCCGGTCGTGCACGCTCTTCAACCATTCTTAGGCGGGCATCCCCTACGGCCACGACGCTGACCTCGCCGCCATCCTCGATTGCTGGAGTGCGCTCTGCTTCAATGTCCGCCCACGACGGCGAGCGATCACCGAAACGGCAGAGACTCGACTCCTACTCGCCCGCCAGCCCACGGCCGACCGCAGAGCCGACAAAGACCTTTGTGCCCAACTACTCCACCCCTCCACCCAGCGTCCGTATGTCACCTTCATGGACCGCGCAATCGCAGACGAGTCAGCAGCTGCAACACCAGCCTGGAGGTAGCAATTTCCCGTCTCCACCGAGCACCGCCGGCTTTCAGAACCGAATGGCGAACCGCGACAGCGAGCACGGTGGCAGTGGACACCATACTCCGGCCTCGCAAGACGATGGCGACATAAGGAAGGACGGAGACGGTGATTCGGAGATGACAGACCGACGAGAGAATCCTGGGGACGGGCACAGAAGGAGCGATCACGAGCGACAAAGAGGTGAGGGTCATGATGCGGCGACATCGTCTTCGAATGCTGTGCCGCAGCTATACAGAATCCGCACAAGTCGTAAGTATTCCCAGCGGGTGGTGTACATGCAATATGTGCCATGCTAAACGCCCTTATCTCTTGCAGCGATCGTACCTTCACGGCCGCATGCGAGTCAGAACCTTCTGGCGCTGTACGATCTATCAGCAATACAAAAACGAGTTGCTCGAGTAGATGATGCGGGCAACAAGATCAAGCTCAGGAAGTCTTATGCGAGCAAGGTCAAAAATCTAGGGCTTGAAGGCCTGAACAAGGCCGCACCGAACCAAGGCGAGCTGCGAGGCCTTGTGGATCCGGATTGGAATTTTGAGACTGCGCCTGGGCAGACGTTGTGGGATCAGACCTGGCAGGAGTTGAAATTAGGTGATTCTGCCGCGGAAAATGAGCTTCTTGGGAAACTAGATTCGGCACTTCAATTCCAACCGGGACGCTTACCAAGGAACGAACATGAAGCGTGGAAGAAGACTTTAGGCTTGGACGAATCCACCTTGGCGGCGAAAAGTCTCGCTGCATCCAAGGACGCAAAGCGACCTGTTCCTAACGCGCATCTAGCCAAGACTGCACCGGCCACCGCCATGAGGTCCTCTGCGCCATCGTCGCCCCGGAATGGTCAGCGACTCGATCGAGCCGGAAAGAAGCGTAGCTACGGTGACAGCAGTTTTGAAGGGTATGGTGAGGGTTACGAAGACGATACAGATCTCGACGACAATGGGAGGCGGAGGGATTCCTCTAAACGCCAGAAGCGCAAGGTGAGTTCCAGTCTCTTCGGGTCGTACCAAGCCCCTAGCACGTAAAGACTGCGCATCCACTCGGAGTCAAACACAGAGCTGAGAAGCACAATCTCGTGGCCAAGTGCATATTCGGCTAGGTCTTTGGGTGAGGAACAATAGACTTGCGCAGTGTATGGGGTCGTACTGAAGCATCATATGTTATCTCATGACGTGAAGTTCGTCAGCTTACACTCTTGCAGGAGTTCCCTTCGAATGCGAATTCCCCCGCCTTCTCGAGTGGTGGCGGCTCAAGTATGGTGGGCGTTCGCAGCTCATGAGTGCTGCAAACCCGATTATGGATCAATCAAGTCTGATATTCTGACTATGGTCACTGGTCTACTGGTCCTGCTTCCCGTTTTGATGGAATCGACCTCTGGTCTAGCACGTCTTCACTGCCCGGTTCTCGGGCGACCCGTACACACAAAGACCCAACCCACAGAGGAGTGGACGCGACTTTTCCACGCCCGGATCTCAATATCCCGCCGTTTGGAATGCTTACACACCGATGTGCAAACCTAATCACATATCCGCAAACAACCCATGCTTTTCCAACTTCTTTTCGCGACGATCGGAGGCAAGACATCCTCTTTCGACTTTACGTGGCATACGACAATCTCGTATGCACGAACGAAGACTGTTATACAGCTCGGGCCACGCGCGCAAGCAATGTGCATATACAACCGAGGAAACACAAACACACACAGTCCGTTGATACAGACTGGACTTTGAGACTGACTTTTTTGATTTTACGAGGATGATTGCAAAGAAGTGAAGAAAGACACGGAAGGTCACGAAAGTGCGGAGAAGCTTCTTGTAGTTTCATGGGCGCTGCTTTGTGGTTTCTGCTTTTGCTTTTACTCGGCGCACGAAATACCCCCCAGGTATAAATCCTACTGGGAACTTTTGGTTGTTTGTTTTTGGAAAGCAGAAAGGGGTATACAGCGGGGATCGCGAACGGTCGTAACGTATGTGTGTGTGCGtgtagaaagaaagaaatcACTGGCAATGGCTTTCTCTGGTGGTGATGCACCAGATGGCTTTTCGGTTGAGAAAATGAGACTCGTTATTGAGGATTCTGAGATTCCTTTTCTGTTCAGGTCCAACATCCTGTACCTCCACTCGTGGCAAATGATATGCATGTTTGACGCTCAACGAATAGCTATATCACCGCAAGTAAATTTTCATGCCGAGGAGCGTAAGCACTGATGTTGCAGGATGCTCGCGAGTACATTTACGAGCAAGCTGAACGACATGGATCTATCACAGGAATCGATTCGATAGCCAcgtagatataaagagatgaTATAAAACTAAATCACACGAAAGTCCATGGATTTGACCGTTCTTGTTCCCATATACACCACACGCTGTACATTCATGTCCCGTTTTCCCCCTTTCTTACACCTGAAACTCCTCCATAATGAAAATATATTTCGACAGAGATTGAAAATTGAGTATGACTGGATTTGATGATCCTTTTGGTCATTATTTCGACTCCGTCATGTTTACCCTCGGAGCGGGGAGTTCACCCACATCACTCCCAGCCATTTCGTAAATGGGAGTCTGGCCTCGCATTTCTGCCGGCACGCCCTTGACAGGCGAGTAGAACTCGTGCGGGTTCTCCATTTCAGAGTATCCGATCTTATTCGGATCGATCTTATGAGGGCTGTCCAGTTGGTGGATTTCTTGGCCCTGCAGTTCGCCACCCATGGGGCCGGAGATGAATGGTCGGGCTTCGGTGTCCAGGGAGTAGGTTTTGTCTTCTGGTGTGCTGCCTGCTGTGCCTCCCGCTGCGGATTTCGCATCGAGCTCGGCGAGGCGTTGCTTTTCTGTGGTCTTCTTTTTGCGgcgaaggaagaagagaacgaGGCCGGCGATTGCGACCAGACCGACGACGCCGCCGACTACGCCTCCAGCGATGGCACCGGTGTTGGATGAgctgtcgtcgtcggtgCTCGTCTTGTTTGCACGAAGGATGGATACTATCTGTTGCTGGGCAATTCGGTCTGCATTCCAATCGCAAGGAGCGATGGTGAAATTTGAACGGTCGTAGTCTGCGATCACGTAGGCTTCCTGGAAGAAAGTCCGCCCAAGCGTGTACTGCGATGAATTCTGCGCCCTCTTCAATGGGAAGTATCCCGTGCTTTTCACAACGTTGGGAAATCCCAGCGTCAAATCAAAGGCCGCATACGGAAAGACAATGTCTATTGCTTCCGAAGTCGCTGTCGAGTCTGCAGCTATTGTGAAGGTGACGTTGGGGTTCACACTTCGCAGCTGTTCGCGGAGCGTTTCGTTGACCAGATAGAAATTAGTGGAGTCGTCGTATGTTAAGTTGAAAGCGGCCTCGAATGCATCGCATGCTGACTGCGGTAGCCACAATTGCGCAACAGAGGAGTCGAGGAAGATTTGGATGTTGCCTTGGGGCAGGAGGACGTTGGCCGAAGAATCGGTCGTGATGGAGCGCAAGTTTACCAGGAGATCGCGGCTGATATCGGTATTGAATGGAAGACTGAGACTCTGATTCTGGTTGAATCTGCTCGCATCATAGCCGCCCAGTGTGAGCGAGCCCAGATTGTTGCCATTCAGCCTGTACTGGTTACCGGCAGTGTATGCCCAGGATACCGACGGAATAGTCCTGTTGTTCACCAGAGATTGCACAAACGAGGTCTGTGGGTTATTGAACTGAGTAACGCCAGCCGAGGTGGTGAAGTTCGTTGGGCGTGGGTTGAGACCAAAAATTCCCACGAAGAATTTGGCACTGTCCAGATTGAAGACGACATTGTGCTCTGCTGAGGCCTGTACTGCGCCAGGCCAGCCGATAGTGACGCTGTCATATCCGGCCGTGCCCTCGGTATCGAGACCCAGATTCTTCGCAACTCCCACGTTGTAAATGCTATTGGGTACCCAGGTGTTAGATTCGGAAATCTCGAAGATGCCTCCTCTTTGCTGCGGACAATCCTCTGGGTATGTATCCGGGCAACCTTCTGGGGAGACTGTCAAGACGGATGTAGCGGATGTTCCAGGCATGAGGCGCACCGTCTGCGGCTGCACACCAATCTGCACGGGAAACGACGACCACGGCCCATCGTTGCCATCCCAATTCTGCGCCGCCGCAATGCTCAATGCCGCCGGTATCGTCGTTGTCGAGTCattctgcctcttctctaACCTCTCCAGCCCTGGAATGCTCCGCGATAGTAATGAGGGGATCGAGTATGCGTCAGCGAGCGAAACGGCAAGCAGAGCTGCCAGTGTTCCCGTGCGCGCCATCGCACGCGCCCTATCGACTCCGTTTCCTCGTCGGCCAGCCAGGATAGATCACGCCTTGGAGCGCAGGTTCGACGCGGTGACGGTGGTGGCAGCGCGCGATGCCATTCAGGAGGGTGTTAACGAGCGACAGGacatggtggaggaggcaagACAATACGAGGTGGTAGTAACTCTATTCTACTCTGCGCTGCGACGGCGTCAATTTGCCCGCTGTCAGCCGCCGGGCTCTcggatgctgctgcacgtGGTGTCCCTTCTGGCCATCCCATTCAGTTCTGGGCCGCTTGGACTGTCTCCAAGAACTTGACTCCTGGTGCTATCTCTGCCTTTGAGCACATTGCGGTCCATCAATGGCTGCGAACGATGTTATCGCAGGCCGGTCATGATAGCAGCCAAGAAGCTTTTCCCGTGGACGTCTTCAACGCTAGCCCCGAGTCTAACTGCAAGAGCCGCGGTAGAATGCGTCCTGTCGCCTGATCTCCGGCGTACATCTGGGTCCAGATGTGCTTCAATGGCATGCTTAATTCTATTTCGAGCTGCACTCTACGCCATcccgccgcctccgccgcctccgctCACGCAGGACGACGAGGTGGAATATGGAGGCATCGTCGGGAGGTCAAACATAACATCTCCCAGCCTTGCAGCACGTGCTTGGTCCTTCTGGTCCGGATTCAGCTCGCCACAGTCGATATGGCCATGGGTGATAAAACTCGCCTAAGCTCAGCGGAGGATCTGCTGTGCTGGAGTGGATCAGAGGCACATGCGCGGGCAGCTGAAGATTCcacacagcagaagcagacgaGCATAGTAGCGGATGATCTGGCCGGGCAGGACTTCTCTTGGGTGAGGCCATGGCGTTGCTGCTGACAAGCCTGCTCGCAGCTTTCAATGCAGCCAACTGCAGAGGACTCTTCAAGACTGATCCTTCGACACGTGCCGGTGGTATGCGTAGCGCCAGAAACGCAGTATCGCTTATTCCATCCGCCACACGCGATGCTGGAGAGCAAATCACATCCCTGCGACCTCCACTGCAAGACTGCACGCGAGACCGCCATCGCTTGCAACTCATCAGCCTCTTCGCCTCGTGGCTCTTCACTTTCTATTGCTACGCAATTTCCTAAGCTCGTTCCACGCTCGCTACCATCTTTTCCGCGAATATGGCAGTGTAGGTCCCTGTGCCCATTCACTCGCTCTGTCGTCATAACGACTGTGATATGCTGTGGTTTGCAGCATTCGTCGGTCCGGCTATAGCTACGGAGGCTGGACATAGATTCGGGCTGCCAAGAGGTGAGGAAACTGCAGCAGTGGTATTCCACAATCGTCTGTGTTGGCATTCAACGTTAATCATGAGTAGATGCAAATGTCACGGCCGTCACAGACATCAGCCCCACGGGTCCAAATGCTTTTAATACTTCGGCGTACTGCGCCTCGCAGATGTCTCAATATTTCGCGACCTACAATCCGACTGGGGTTTTTACAACCTCGACTATCACGGATTACATAGGCTTCGATGACACAGGCGAGCAGACT from Cercospora beticola chromosome 1, complete sequence encodes:
- a CDS encoding uncharacterized protein (BUSCO:EOG092612LP), with translation MAQRAGQKRKVIEVPRPESSDDEGDFDGEELNGAFDESDSAEDDSEDEFDSEADIEDEEDEDAELDSDEIPSSEDEEDVRDHIRNLKSRGANATPEKLMGTGTGRDIQNLSVSPDQGMKRLELQDRTKTSNYRIEKDANGNERYVYQEIDPAYDTDDSDAPVTSNTIGNIPLSYYDAYPHIGYDINGKKIARPAKGQALDSLLESIDLPEGWTGLTDPSTGKPLELSPDELETLKKLTRNEQPGDGYDPYPDYVEWFTGKGMEEVMPLSAAPEPKRRFIPSMHEHKRVMKMVKAIKEGRIKPFRTPDEEEREREEQELEYASYDVWANEAPRPDHPMNVPAPKLPPPGYEESYHPPAEYLPDKQEREEWENTDPEERKRDFLPRDHSALRRVPGYDELLHERMNRCLDLYLAPRVRRSKLNIDPESLLPKLPDPSELKPFPTTCHKTFSGHDGQVRTVAVDPTGRYIASGGTDGTVRIWSIENTRQVRRIKLSQSEPVNVVAWRPGHSAFILGACCGETVYFIVPQLEDITEEVDNNARDIIDAGFGYEAANATKTVDGAPKPKAATWERPPQSLQDKGVMLTITFRSTPKTLVWHRRGEYFSTVCPNSNSTSTSVAIHTLSKHQTQHPFKRPKGLAQTVCFHPSRPLFFLATRQRIRVYDLQAQKLEKELQPGARWISDISLHPMGDNLLVSSYDKRLLWHDLDLGSTPYKTLRYHSKAIRSVKFHNSHPLFADASDDGTLQVLHGKVFGDSMENATVVPLKILRGHKIKKDIGVLAVDWHPVEAWLVSGGADGTVRLWA
- a CDS encoding uncharacterized protein (BUSCO:EOG09264DOU), whose protein sequence is MADEIEDDGPHRAASSVSRNATTGSNPSHASGSRQNGQPLRQRGLDRQSGATSTTKPGVQQPKPQALPRRTGPASIIVSPRQKGNPILDKIKSLPWEYADIPADYVLGVTTCALFLSLKYHRLHPEYIYTRIKNLQGKYALRIILCMVDIQNHEESLKELSKTSVINNVTIILCWSAAEGARYLELFKTYENAAPTSIKQHQSTSYSDRMVDFVTTPRSINKTDAVSLVSQFGTIRTAVNARHEEVAMIGGWGEKKVQQWTQSVTEPFRIQRAGKRGLQVENILGTQPISRAPTLSRDVTRDEAISSAATTPALSRTNTGLADADRRPPSRLAEQIQEPTEDEEAFAAAMNEAMLPVKKTTATTRNEPSEVPKKRKQDDEALSEGVMAALNKLRKPG